The following are from one region of the Megachile rotundata isolate GNS110a chromosome 15, iyMegRotu1, whole genome shotgun sequence genome:
- the LOC143265908 gene encoding uncharacterized protein LOC143265908 isoform X2 produces the protein MSVTPQFATPMDRVFPPTEENTHLKEAEKTAERRQDEEEEEEIETREKPNGEKDKEKDEENIEESVGREGVPCHRVYLTPDQRKRAEDAFKCLEEF, from the exons ATGTCTGTGACTCCACAATTCGCTACGCCTATGGATCGAGTTTTCCCACCAA CAGAAGAAAATACACATTTAAAAGAAGCTGAAAAAACTGCCGAAAGGAGAcaggatgaagaagaagaagaggaaatagAAACGAGAGAAAAACCAAATGGGGAAAAGGACAAAGAAAAAGACGAAGAGAATATTGAAGAAAGCGTGGGACGCGAAGGAGTACCATGTCATCGTGTTTATCTTACTCCAGATCAAAGAAAAAGAGCAGAGGATGCATTCAAATGTTTAGAGGAATTTTAA
- the LOC143265908 gene encoding uncharacterized protein LOC143265908 isoform X1 has protein sequence MQHNCIQFSGENITIKDIIEYLSTCTAEENTHLKEAEKTAERRQDEEEEEEIETREKPNGEKDKEKDEENIEESVGREGVPCHRVYLTPDQRKRAEDAFKCLEEF, from the coding sequence ATGCAACATAATTGCATACAATTTTCAGGAGAAAACATAACAATAAAAGATATTATAGAATATTTATCTACATGTACAGCAGAAGAAAATACACATTTAAAAGAAGCTGAAAAAACTGCCGAAAGGAGAcaggatgaagaagaagaagaggaaatagAAACGAGAGAAAAACCAAATGGGGAAAAGGACAAAGAAAAAGACGAAGAGAATATTGAAGAAAGCGTGGGACGCGAAGGAGTACCATGTCATCGTGTTTATCTTACTCCAGATCAAAGAAAAAGAGCAGAGGATGCATTCAAATGTTTAGAGGAATTTTAA